A region of uncultured Carboxylicivirga sp. DNA encodes the following proteins:
- a CDS encoding phage antirepressor N-terminal domain-containing protein: MKTKTVARIKDVSIMLIDDAEKLVPIKPICQALEVNYSSQLEKIKSDEILGSTVPLRGIVAADGKEREMACIPFKLVFGWLFTINPKNVKAEAKEQIIKYRLECYNALFNYFTDQGEFLEQKQKALEKQLEEVERIRNDYSDQKKLLNDARKTLNDIKELTFEEWQMNKRQLSLDFPN; this comes from the coding sequence AAGAATTAAAGATGTTAGCATCATGCTCATTGATGATGCGGAAAAGTTAGTACCCATTAAACCAATATGCCAAGCTTTAGAAGTTAATTACTCAAGTCAGTTAGAAAAAATCAAGAGTGATGAAATATTAGGTTCAACTGTACCGCTCAGGGGTATAGTTGCTGCCGATGGGAAAGAACGAGAGATGGCATGTATTCCTTTTAAGCTTGTATTCGGTTGGCTATTTACAATTAATCCCAAGAATGTCAAGGCTGAGGCTAAAGAGCAAATCATTAAGTATAGGCTGGAATGCTACAATGCCCTTTTCAATTATTTCACCGACCAGGGAGAGTTTTTAGAGCAAAAGCAAAAGGCTTTGGAAAAGCAGTTAGAAGAAGTGGAACGAATACGAAATGATTATAGCGACCAAAAGAAGCTGCTCAATGACGCACGAAAGACACTTAATGATATAAAGGAGTTGACTTTTGAAGAATGGCAAATGAATAAACGACAATTATCACTGGACTTTCCAAACTAA